One genomic window of Thioclava sp. GXIMD4216 includes the following:
- a CDS encoding DNA translocase FtsK 4TM domain-containing protein, with protein sequence MALYQMRQRDPLLDQNTQALLERRGKELAGAGLIVLAALLSMMLVSYSPEDPSWMAASDGEVQNWLGRIGAGIASPLYVIFGRGSWLLPLASLAWGVRFMTHRGEERALSRLIFLPIAIAVSAVHSALLVPGAEWTANFGLGGHFGDMIAGMMLGIVGASAFVVKFLSLLFAAGSLAMMAFVTGFVKPELQNILRFLLLGLLAGYDAIMRMIGQGASASVLAARGAAERHRARRAEAQAHAAELAEWEAQQDYQAQAAQPPRAQSARRAPVYQAPVYDEEEEVLYDDEPEQDAPRAGFLSRIIRPAEPEPMVEAELVDFEYDDPRAGTDEAPSPERIKARIAEAVHQRRQAPRVQRQEAPQHLAAPVAPEPEEVQPARPEAPLSVMAAVARRLARGPKLRERIEPQLKAEPARVEPPLRAEPRYMPRFGASHAEAPSAPYADMVHPAYAPQPAPSAQSAAEVSDARSRLMAEPHQDFRAQDQWLDQGYHMDEVETMDSHQFEPFDVDAFSALDETYGSAHSEPAPAQMPRASFSAPVEENEEPSAAYRMIQRGEAYAEDATLSGDDDDDMMDAPQPSLSQPSLDEAHDMGVARNAMPDVPAVKPVATAKTVAQGESLNRGPIQKPVHMPSATHANYEAPPMSLLTDPASIPRHQLPDEALEENARQLETVLEDYGVKGEIVSVRPGPVVTMYELEPAPGLKASRVIGLADDIARSMSALSARVSTVPGRTVIGIELPNEHREKVVLREILTARDFSDGNMRLPLALGKDIGGEPVVANLAKMPHLLIAGTTGSGKSVAINTMILSLLYRLTPDECRLIMIDPKMLELSVYDGIPHLLSPVVTDPKKAVVALKWVVGEMEDRYRKMSKMGVRNIEGYNGRVKETLARGEMFKRTVQTGFDEETGEPIFETDEFRPEPFPYIVVIVDEMADLMMVAGKEIEACIQRLAQMARASGIHLIMATQRPSVDVITGTIKANFPTRISFQVTSKIDSRTILGEQGAEQLLGMGDMLYMGTGSRLNRVHGPFCSDEEVEEVVNHLKSFGPPSYMSGVVEGPEDDKASDIDAVLGLNTGGNTGNEDALYDQAVQIVAKDRKCSTSYIQRKLGIGYNKAARLVEQMEENHVVSSANHVGKREILIPEA encoded by the coding sequence ATGGCATTGTATCAAATGAGACAGCGCGACCCCCTTCTCGACCAGAATACGCAGGCACTTCTTGAACGCCGCGGTAAAGAGCTTGCCGGCGCGGGACTGATCGTTCTGGCGGCGCTCTTGAGCATGATGCTTGTCAGCTATTCGCCCGAAGATCCCAGCTGGATGGCCGCCTCGGATGGAGAGGTGCAGAACTGGCTGGGGCGGATCGGCGCGGGGATTGCCTCGCCGCTTTACGTCATTTTTGGCCGTGGATCATGGCTTCTGCCGCTGGCCTCGCTGGCATGGGGCGTGCGTTTCATGACCCATCGCGGCGAAGAACGGGCCCTGTCGCGGCTGATTTTCCTGCCCATCGCAATCGCGGTTTCGGCGGTGCATTCGGCACTTCTGGTGCCGGGGGCGGAATGGACCGCGAATTTCGGACTTGGCGGCCATTTTGGCGATATGATCGCGGGAATGATGCTGGGGATCGTTGGCGCTTCGGCCTTTGTGGTGAAGTTCCTGTCGCTGCTCTTTGCGGCCGGTAGCCTTGCGATGATGGCCTTCGTTACCGGGTTCGTGAAGCCGGAGTTGCAAAATATCCTGCGTTTTCTGCTGCTTGGTCTGCTGGCAGGTTATGACGCGATCATGCGTATGATCGGGCAGGGGGCATCGGCTTCGGTGCTGGCGGCGCGTGGTGCCGCCGAACGCCACCGTGCCCGCCGTGCCGAGGCACAGGCCCATGCCGCCGAACTGGCCGAATGGGAAGCCCAACAGGACTATCAGGCGCAGGCGGCCCAGCCCCCGCGCGCCCAATCGGCGCGTCGCGCGCCGGTATATCAGGCCCCCGTCTATGACGAGGAAGAGGAGGTTCTTTACGACGACGAACCCGAACAGGACGCGCCTCGCGCAGGCTTCCTGTCGCGCATTATCCGTCCCGCCGAGCCGGAGCCGATGGTCGAAGCCGAGCTTGTGGACTTCGAATATGACGATCCGCGCGCCGGAACGGACGAGGCACCCAGCCCCGAGCGGATCAAGGCACGTATTGCCGAGGCCGTGCATCAGCGTCGGCAGGCCCCGCGGGTGCAGCGTCAGGAGGCTCCGCAACACCTTGCAGCACCGGTCGCGCCGGAACCCGAAGAGGTCCAGCCTGCACGGCCCGAAGCCCCGCTTTCGGTCATGGCGGCTGTGGCCCGCCGTCTGGCCCGTGGTCCGAAACTGCGCGAGCGGATCGAGCCGCAGCTGAAGGCCGAGCCGGCCCGCGTCGAACCGCCGCTGCGTGCCGAGCCGCGCTATATGCCGCGTTTCGGAGCGTCCCATGCCGAGGCTCCGTCGGCCCCTTATGCCGATATGGTGCATCCTGCTTATGCCCCGCAGCCCGCGCCGAGCGCGCAATCTGCGGCAGAGGTCTCGGATGCGCGCAGCCGTTTGATGGCCGAGCCGCATCAGGATTTCCGCGCGCAGGATCAGTGGCTTGATCAGGGCTATCACATGGATGAGGTCGAAACGATGGACAGCCATCAGTTCGAGCCTTTCGACGTGGATGCGTTCAGCGCCTTGGACGAGACCTATGGCTCCGCCCATTCCGAGCCCGCACCCGCACAGATGCCCCGCGCCAGCTTCTCGGCGCCGGTGGAAGAGAACGAGGAGCCGTCTGCGGCTTATCGTATGATCCAGCGCGGCGAGGCCTATGCCGAGGATGCGACGCTGAGCGGAGATGATGACGACGACATGATGGATGCGCCGCAGCCGTCATTGTCGCAGCCATCGCTGGATGAGGCGCATGATATGGGCGTTGCGCGCAATGCCATGCCGGATGTGCCTGCCGTCAAGCCGGTTGCAACGGCAAAGACCGTGGCACAGGGGGAAAGCCTCAATCGCGGGCCGATCCAGAAGCCCGTGCATATGCCGAGCGCGACCCATGCCAATTACGAAGCGCCGCCGATGTCGTTGCTGACCGATCCGGCTTCCATCCCGCGTCACCAGTTGCCCGACGAGGCGCTGGAAGAAAATGCGCGCCAGCTGGAAACCGTGCTGGAAGATTACGGCGTCAAGGGCGAGATCGTCTCGGTCCGTCCGGGTCCCGTGGTCACCATGTACGAACTGGAACCGGCGCCGGGTCTGAAAGCCAGCCGCGTGATCGGTCTGGCCGATGATATCGCGCGGTCGATGTCGGCGCTGTCTGCGCGGGTGTCGACCGTGCCGGGGCGCACCGTGATCGGGATCGAGTTGCCGAACGAGCATCGCGAGAAGGTCGTGCTGCGCGAGATCCTGACCGCGCGTGATTTCAGCGATGGCAATATGCGCCTGCCGCTGGCTCTGGGTAAGGATATCGGCGGCGAGCCTGTTGTGGCCAACCTTGCCAAGATGCCCCACCTGCTGATCGCAGGGACCACGGGTTCGGGGAAATCGGTGGCGATCAACACGATGATCCTGTCGCTGCTCTATCGCCTGACGCCGGATGAATGCCGTCTGATCATGATCGACCCGAAGATGCTGGAACTGTCGGTTTATGATGGCATCCCGCATCTGCTTTCGCCCGTTGTGACCGACCCGAAGAAGGCCGTTGTGGCGCTGAAATGGGTCGTGGGCGAGATGGAAGACCGCTATCGCAAGATGTCCAAGATGGGCGTGCGCAATATCGAAGGCTATAACGGCCGCGTCAAAGAGACGCTGGCGCGTGGCGAGATGTTCAAGCGCACCGTGCAGACCGGTTTTGACGAGGAGACCGGCGAGCCGATCTTCGAGACCGATGAATTCCGTCCCGAGCCCTTCCCCTATATCGTCGTTATCGTCGACGAGATGGCCGACCTGATGATGGTCGCGGGCAAGGAAATCGAAGCCTGTATTCAACGGCTTGCACAGATGGCACGTGCTTCGGGTATCCACCTGATCATGGCCACGCAGCGCCCGTCGGTGGATGTGATCACAGGCACGATCAAAGCGAACTTCCCCACCCGTATCTCCTTCCAGGTGACCTCGAAGATCGACAGCCGCACCATTCTGGGCGAGCAGGGGGCCGAGCAGCTTTTGGGCATGGGCGACATGCTTTACATGGGCACCGGTTCGCGTCTGAACCGTGTGCACGGGCCGTTCTGCTCGGATGAAGAAGTCGAGGAGGTGGTGAACCACCTGAAATCCTTCGGGCCGCCCAGCTATATGTCGGGCGTGGTCGAGGGGCCGGAAGATGACAAGGCCTCGGATATCGACGCGGTGCTGGGCCTCAATACCGGCGGCAATACCGGCAATGAGGACGCGCTTTACGATCAGGCGGTGCAGATCGTGGCGAAGGACCGCAAATGCTCGACCTCTTACATCCAGCGTAAACTGGGCATCGGCTATAATAAGGCCGCGCGTCTGGTCGAGCAGATGGAGGAAAACCATGTGGTGTCTTCCGCGAACCATGTCGGTAAACGCGAGATCCTGATCCCCGAAGCCTGA
- the hspQ gene encoding heat shock protein HspQ — protein sequence MFATQAKFHIGQVLRHRKDAFRGVVFDVDPTFANSQEFYDAIPEDSRPAKNQPYYHLLAETDDDFYVAYVSEQNLIVDGSGEPVEHPDLPDLFGEFENGAYPLQFQLN from the coding sequence ATGTTTGCCACTCAAGCCAAATTCCATATCGGGCAGGTTTTGCGCCACCGGAAGGATGCATTTCGTGGCGTTGTCTTCGATGTGGATCCAACTTTCGCCAATTCACAGGAATTCTATGACGCTATTCCCGAGGATAGCCGCCCTGCGAAAAACCAGCCCTATTACCACCTTCTCGCCGAGACGGATGACGATTTCTATGTCGCCTATGTCTCGGAGCAGAACCTGATTGTAGACGGGTCAGGTGAGCCTGTGGAGCATCCGGATCTGCCGGATCTGTTCGGCGAGTTTGAAAACGGCGCCTATCCGCTGCAATTCCAGCTGAACTGA
- a CDS encoding aminotransferase class I/II-fold pyridoxal phosphate-dependent enzyme translates to MDYPERFSNLPEYAFPRLRTLLDSHQPGGEIINMTIGEPRHAMPGFVGDVLAASVAEFGKYPANNGTPELLAAISAWIARRYGVEVAEDRIMALNGTREGLFNAVLALCPETKRGKRPVVLIPNPFYQVYAIATMMIGAEPVFVPATAETGFMPDYRALPAEVLDRTAIAFICSPANPQGAVASRAYLADLLELAETHDFRVFADECYSELYRHDPPPGLIEVAQEVGADSERVVIFHSLSKRSSLPGLRSGFVAAGPKSMHYIRQLRAYSGAPLPQPLQRVAEKVWADEDHVIENRRLYQEKFDDAAVVFDGINSVTMPDAGFFLWLPVEDGEAAAMKLWRETGVRVLPGAYLSREVEDENPGRSYIRVALVAPREETRRGLTKLRDCLYL, encoded by the coding sequence ATGGATTATCCCGAGCGGTTCTCGAACCTGCCCGAATACGCGTTTCCGCGTTTGCGGACGCTGCTCGATTCCCACCAGCCGGGCGGGGAAATTATTAATATGACCATTGGCGAGCCGCGGCATGCGATGCCGGGCTTTGTGGGCGATGTGCTGGCGGCCTCTGTCGCGGAATTCGGCAAATACCCAGCCAATAACGGTACCCCCGAACTTCTGGCCGCGATTTCGGCATGGATTGCGCGGCGCTACGGCGTGGAGGTTGCCGAGGATCGGATCATGGCGCTGAATGGCACCCGCGAAGGGCTGTTCAATGCGGTGCTGGCACTTTGCCCCGAAACCAAACGGGGCAAGCGCCCCGTGGTTCTGATCCCCAACCCCTTCTATCAGGTCTATGCCATCGCCACGATGATGATCGGCGCAGAGCCTGTTTTCGTGCCCGCCACCGCAGAAACGGGGTTCATGCCCGATTATCGCGCGCTGCCTGCCGAGGTGCTGGACCGCACGGCGATCGCCTTTATCTGCTCGCCCGCCAATCCGCAGGGGGCCGTGGCCTCGCGCGCGTATCTGGCCGATCTGCTAGAGCTGGCCGAGACACATGATTTCCGTGTTTTTGCCGATGAATGCTATTCGGAACTCTATCGCCATGACCCGCCCCCCGGGCTGATCGAGGTGGCGCAGGAGGTGGGGGCCGATTCCGAGCGCGTGGTGATCTTCCATTCGCTGTCCAAACGGTCCAGCCTGCCGGGGCTGCGGTCCGGCTTTGTTGCGGCGGGGCCGAAAAGCATGCATTATATCCGCCAGCTGCGCGCCTATTCGGGGGCGCCGCTGCCGCAGCCCTTGCAGCGTGTCGCGGAAAAGGTCTGGGCGGACGAGGATCATGTGATCGAGAACCGCCGCCTGTATCAGGAGAAATTCGATGACGCGGCCGTTGTCTTTGACGGCATCAATTCGGTTACCATGCCCGATGCGGGCTTTTTCCTGTGGTTGCCGGTGGAGGATGGCGAGGCGGCGGCCATGAAATTATGGCGCGAGACCGGTGTGCGGGTTCTGCCCGGTGCCTATCTTTCGCGCGAAGTCGAGGACGAAAATCCCGGCAGATCCTATATTCGGGTGGCTCTTGTCGCCCCAAGAGAAGAAACGCGACGCGGACTGACCAAGCTCCGTGATTGCCTTTACCTTTGA
- the ykgO gene encoding type B 50S ribosomal protein L36, with amino-acid sequence MKVRNSLRSLKQRHRDCQIVRRKGRVYVINKTQRRFKARQG; translated from the coding sequence ATGAAGGTTCGCAACTCGCTCCGCTCGCTCAAGCAGCGTCATCGCGATTGCCAAATCGTGCGCCGCAAGGGCCGCGTTTACGTGATCAACAAGACGCAGCGTCGTTTCAAAGCCCGTCAGGGCTGA
- a CDS encoding DNA polymerase IV, whose product MATLCRSCLAHYPDNFRGRCPRCRRDGLVCHDEIFSLGIAHMDCDSFYASVEKRDNPSLAAKPLIVGGGTRGVVTTCCYVARIYGVRSAMPMFQARKLCPDAVILPPRISYYAEVSREIRAKMTRLTPLIEPLSLDEAFLDLTGTEKLHGMTAAECLARLANEIENEIGVTISVGLSHNKFLAKIASDLDKPRGFSVIGKSETAAFLQDKPVSILWGVGAATRQALGQAGIRTLNDIRRIGRDDMLRRFGGQGMRLWSLAQGEDSRKVIPDAPVKSVSNETTFSQDLSDRDALLAQLWHMSEKTAARMKAKELAGSIVTLKLKRSDFSTITRQLPLEDPSQLADTLFHVGRRLFDTLPSGTAYRLIGIGYSGLRPAQAGDPVGDLLDPDAGQRAKLERATDAIRAKFGATAIRTGRGLDLDPKD is encoded by the coding sequence ATGGCGACGCTTTGCAGATCCTGCCTTGCACATTATCCCGATAACTTTCGGGGGCGTTGCCCGCGCTGTCGCCGCGATGGCCTTGTCTGCCATGACGAGATTTTCTCTCTGGGCATTGCCCATATGGATTGCGACAGTTTCTATGCTTCGGTCGAAAAACGGGATAACCCGTCCCTGGCCGCCAAGCCTCTGATTGTTGGCGGCGGCACGCGGGGGGTTGTCACGACCTGTTGCTACGTGGCGCGGATCTATGGTGTACGGTCTGCCATGCCGATGTTTCAGGCGCGCAAACTATGTCCGGATGCCGTTATTCTTCCCCCACGCATCTCCTATTATGCCGAGGTATCGCGCGAGATCCGGGCCAAGATGACAAGGCTAACGCCGCTGATCGAGCCGCTCTCGCTCGATGAGGCCTTTCTGGATCTGACGGGGACCGAGAAGCTTCATGGTATGACGGCCGCGGAGTGTCTGGCGCGGCTGGCCAACGAGATCGAGAACGAGATTGGCGTGACGATTTCGGTGGGGCTTAGCCACAACAAGTTTCTTGCCAAGATTGCGTCCGATCTCGATAAGCCGCGCGGATTTTCGGTGATCGGCAAATCCGAGACAGCCGCATTTTTGCAAGATAAGCCCGTCAGTATTCTATGGGGGGTCGGCGCGGCGACACGTCAGGCCTTGGGACAGGCAGGTATCCGGACCCTGAACGACATCCGCCGGATCGGGCGGGATGACATGCTCCGGCGGTTTGGCGGTCAGGGTATGCGGCTTTGGTCATTGGCGCAGGGCGAGGACAGCCGCAAAGTGATACCGGATGCGCCGGTCAAGTCCGTCTCGAACGAAACAACCTTCTCGCAGGACCTCAGTGACCGTGACGCGCTGCTGGCTCAATTATGGCACATGTCCGAAAAGACGGCGGCGCGGATGAAGGCCAAGGAACTGGCGGGCAGCATCGTGACGCTCAAGCTGAAAAGATCCGATTTCTCGACCATCACCCGCCAGTTGCCGCTGGAAGACCCGAGCCAGCTGGCCGATACGCTGTTTCACGTGGGACGGCGGCTGTTTGATACCCTGCCCTCCGGCACGGCCTATCGGCTGATCGGCATCGGATATTCGGGTCTGCGCCCGGCGCAGGCGGGCGATCCTGTCGGCGACCTTCTGGACCCCGATGCCGGACAGCGGGCCAAGCTGGAGCGGGCCACCGATGCGATCCGCGCGAAATTCGGCGCTACGGCCATCCGGACCGGACGCGGGCTGGATCTGGACCCGAAAGACTAG
- a CDS encoding N-formylglutamate amidohydrolase, whose translation MKHDLPAFKLSVPDPVRTSVIFSSPHSGRYYPSDFKQNTALDLLRLRSSEDAFVDDFMRLAPDLGACSIAATYPRAYLDLNRAKDELDPGIIDGLRHRGSGSRVAAGLGVIPRVVSGGRAILRGKISVEEAQNRLDDIWEPWHGRIASLMEDVHAIFGEAILVDLHSMPSEAIEAFGLRRPEIVIGDRYGSSASERIVEGIEAAFAETGLSVSRNAPFAGAYIAKTYGQPNLGRHAVQIEINRALYMDEARIERRADFPEFQVLMDGVLTRIADIGRPRQSGSLAAE comes from the coding sequence ATGAAACATGATCTTCCGGCATTCAAACTGTCCGTGCCCGATCCGGTCCGGACTTCTGTCATTTTTTCGTCGCCGCATTCTGGGCGCTATTATCCATCTGATTTTAAACAGAATACAGCGTTGGATCTGCTGCGCCTCAGGTCGTCAGAAGATGCTTTTGTGGATGATTTCATGCGCTTGGCCCCTGATCTCGGGGCCTGTTCCATCGCCGCGACCTATCCGCGTGCCTATCTCGATCTCAATCGTGCGAAAGACGAGCTTGATCCGGGAATCATCGACGGGCTGCGCCATCGGGGCAGCGGAAGTCGCGTGGCCGCCGGTCTTGGCGTGATTCCCCGCGTGGTTTCGGGCGGTCGCGCAATCTTGCGCGGCAAGATCAGTGTCGAAGAGGCCCAGAATCGCCTTGATGATATCTGGGAGCCCTGGCATGGCCGGATTGCGAGCCTGATGGAGGATGTGCACGCTATTTTTGGCGAAGCGATTCTGGTTGATCTGCATTCCATGCCCAGCGAGGCGATTGAAGCATTCGGCTTGCGGCGCCCCGAGATTGTGATCGGGGATCGCTATGGCAGTTCGGCATCGGAGCGAATCGTCGAGGGAATCGAGGCGGCATTTGCCGAGACCGGCCTTTCTGTCAGCCGGAATGCGCCTTTTGCCGGGGCATATATCGCGAAAACCTATGGTCAGCCGAACCTGGGCCGCCATGCGGTGCAGATCGAAATCAACCGCGCGCTCTACATGGATGAAGCGCGAATCGAACGACGTGCGGATTTTCCCGAGTTTCAGGTGCTTATGGACGGGGTGCTGACCCGTATCGCGGATATCGGCCGTCCGCGCCAGTCCGGCTCTCTTGCGGCGGAATAG
- a CDS encoding ATP-binding protein produces the protein MLANHDAEALKSGTAIPREDRLQPRLFHHSFPATPLAVREALRAALARFVLHMSQDEAGTLELLLAEVLNNIVEHSYQDTGVGTITLSMVMEKRGLNCSVTDDGVELPSFVLEDPSTFDTVEDALQTLNTDELPEGGFGWFLIRDLAEDLGYKRENGRNMLAFRLPLRQEG, from the coding sequence ATGCTGGCTAATCATGACGCAGAGGCGTTGAAGTCCGGCACGGCCATTCCGCGAGAGGATCGGCTTCAGCCGCGACTGTTTCATCATAGCTTTCCCGCCACCCCGCTTGCGGTACGAGAGGCATTGCGCGCCGCTTTGGCACGGTTTGTCTTGCATATGTCGCAAGACGAAGCGGGGACGCTAGAGCTGCTGCTGGCGGAAGTGCTCAATAACATCGTTGAACATAGCTATCAGGATACCGGCGTCGGAACGATCACCCTTTCCATGGTGATGGAAAAGCGCGGGCTGAACTGCTCTGTCACTGATGACGGGGTCGAGCTGCCGTCCTTCGTTCTGGAGGACCCGTCAACCTTCGATACTGTCGAAGATGCGTTGCAGACTCTGAATACAGACGAACTTCCTGAAGGCGGGTTCGGCTGGTTCCTCATTCGCGATCTGGCCGAAGATCTTGGCTATAAACGCGAAAATGGACGTAACATGTTGGCCTTTCGCCTGCCATTGCGGCAAGAAGGCTGA
- a CDS encoding STAS domain-containing protein, which produces MNLYAEARQDALWVRVEENRLDAAIAIRFKDQMREACTQPSQRVVLDLESVTFLDSSGLGAIVAVMKALPADRKLELAGLNMNVAKVFRLTRMDTIFKIHPTAEEAFLPEVRNAG; this is translated from the coding sequence ATGAATCTTTATGCCGAAGCCCGCCAAGACGCATTATGGGTCCGGGTCGAAGAGAACCGTCTTGATGCAGCCATCGCGATCCGCTTCAAAGATCAAATGCGTGAAGCCTGCACGCAACCATCGCAACGCGTGGTACTGGACCTTGAAAGCGTGACATTTCTCGACAGCTCCGGCTTGGGGGCGATCGTGGCGGTCATGAAAGCGTTGCCGGCGGATCGCAAGCTGGAACTGGCCGGTCTGAATATGAATGTGGCAAAAGTCTTCCGCCTGACGCGGATGGACACCATTTTCAAAATCCATCCCACTGCGGAAGAGGCCTTCCTGCCGGAGGTACGGAATGCTGGCTAA
- a CDS encoding WGR domain-containing protein produces MLTLLLHRQCARDFYRVDVCDNLFGEYTVQREWGRHGRATGMRSVLFSNLRDAVQAADTWRMQAARKGYALTEAAAS; encoded by the coding sequence ATGCTGACCCTTCTTCTACATCGCCAATGCGCCCGCGATTTCTACCGTGTGGACGTGTGCGACAATCTTTTTGGTGAATACACCGTCCAGCGCGAATGGGGGCGCCACGGCCGCGCTACAGGAATGCGCAGCGTGCTTTTCTCGAACCTTCGAGATGCGGTTCAGGCCGCTGATACATGGCGCATGCAGGCCGCCCGCAAGGGCTATGCCCTAACCGAGGCAGCCGCCTCCTGA
- a CDS encoding outer membrane lipoprotein carrier protein LolA, whose protein sequence is MNILRFALAPVLALSLAVPAFADAISLGTLSSYLNSLQSASSKFTQVNSDGSISTGTIYIRRPNRVRFEYDKDKTLVLASAGQVAIFDPKSNMGRPEQYPLSKTPLSLILADNVNLAKSGMVTQHTSDGTKTTVTAQDPQHPEYGNIQMVFTGNPTQLRQWVITDNAGAKTTVILNGLQNGKAFAPSLFSIDQEVSRRGG, encoded by the coding sequence ATGAACATACTTCGCTTCGCGCTTGCGCCCGTCCTCGCCCTGTCTCTTGCCGTGCCGGCATTTGCCGATGCGATTTCGCTTGGGACTTTGTCCAGCTATCTCAACAGCCTGCAATCGGCCTCTTCGAAGTTCACACAGGTGAATTCCGATGGCTCGATCTCGACAGGCACGATTTATATCCGCCGCCCCAATCGCGTGCGGTTCGAATATGATAAGGATAAAACGCTGGTGCTGGCTTCGGCAGGGCAGGTGGCGATTTTCGATCCGAAATCCAATATGGGACGACCGGAGCAATATCCGCTGTCGAAAACGCCCTTGAGCCTGATTCTGGCCGATAATGTCAATCTGGCCAAATCGGGGATGGTGACCCAGCATACATCGGATGGGACGAAAACAACCGTCACCGCGCAGGACCCGCAGCACCCCGAATATGGCAATATCCAGATGGTGTTTACGGGCAACCCGACCCAGCTCCGCCAATGGGTGATTACCGATAATGCGGGGGCGAAAACCACGGTGATTCTGAATGGCCTGCAGAATGGCAAAGCCTTTGCGCCGTCGCTGTTCTCGATCGATCAGGAGGTCAGCCGCCGAGGCGGCTGA
- a CDS encoding pseudouridine synthase encodes MMYRYDPPTDPVTILHADHEILVVDKPSGLLSVPGKGPEKADCLIARLRHSYPEILLVHRLDCDTSGVMVFALTPHAQRHLGLQFEHRQTKKAYLARLWGHLEPKAGRVDLPLIVDWPNRPRQHVDHENGKPAQTDWKVLRHDPDGTTRVRLMPLTGRSHQLRVHCQSLGHPILGDPLYAEGEAQAYPRLMLHAHTLRLRHPDGGMHMSFSAEAPF; translated from the coding sequence ATGATGTATCGCTATGATCCGCCAACCGACCCCGTCACGATCCTGCATGCCGACCATGAAATTCTGGTGGTCGACAAGCCGTCCGGCTTGCTGTCGGTGCCAGGCAAGGGGCCGGAAAAGGCGGACTGCCTGATTGCGCGCCTGCGTCATTCCTACCCCGAGATCCTGCTCGTGCATCGTCTCGATTGCGATACCTCGGGGGTGATGGTCTTTGCGCTTACCCCCCATGCGCAACGGCACCTGGGGCTGCAATTCGAGCACCGCCAGACCAAAAAGGCGTATCTGGCGCGGCTCTGGGGCCATCTGGAGCCGAAAGCGGGGCGTGTCGACCTGCCGTTGATCGTTGATTGGCCGAACCGCCCGCGCCAGCATGTGGATCACGAGAACGGCAAACCCGCCCAGACCGACTGGAAAGTGCTGCGCCATGATCCCGACGGGACGACGCGGGTGCGGCTGATGCCGTTGACAGGCCGGAGCCACCAGCTTCGGGTCCATTGCCAGTCGCTGGGGCATCCCATTCTGGGGGATCCGCTTTATGCCGAGGGAGAGGCACAGGCCTATCCGCGCCTTATGCTTCATGCCCATACGCTGCGGCTGCGTCATCCCGATGGTGGGATGCATATGTCCTTTAGTGCCGAAGCGCCGTTCTGA
- a CDS encoding lytic transglycosylase → MKKFAFLALALLAASCGGGNYKAPQNLDDACALSRERPAYFKAMKRTESRWGIPVYVQMATIHQESRFVGNAKTPFKYALGVIPMGRQSSAYGYSQALDATWEEYRDSGGGRGARRNRIQDATDFIGWYMDGTSKKLGIPKTDAMNQYLAYHEGRGGFANGSHKSKPWLLAVARKVQSRALMYRAQLASCRR, encoded by the coding sequence ATGAAGAAATTCGCCTTTTTGGCGCTGGCCCTACTGGCCGCTTCCTGTGGTGGGGGCAACTACAAGGCGCCACAAAATCTTGATGACGCATGCGCATTGTCGCGTGAGAGACCCGCCTATTTCAAGGCGATGAAACGCACCGAATCGCGGTGGGGGATTCCTGTCTATGTGCAGATGGCCACCATTCACCAAGAGTCGCGCTTTGTCGGCAATGCCAAAACCCCGTTCAAATATGCGCTTGGGGTGATTCCGATGGGGCGTCAGAGTTCGGCTTATGGCTATAGTCAGGCGCTGGACGCGACATGGGAAGAATATCGCGACAGCGGCGGCGGGCGCGGTGCGCGGCGCAACCGGATTCAGGACGCCACCGATTTTATCGGATGGTATATGGATGGCACCAGCAAAAAGCTGGGCATCCCCAAAACCGATGCCATGAACCAGTATCTGGCCTATCACGAGGGGCGGGGCGGCTTTGCCAACGGGTCGCATAAATCGAAGCCCTGGCTTCTGGCCGTGGCGCGCAAAGTGCAAAGCCGTGCGCTGATGTATCGCGCACAGCTTGCCTCCTGTCGGCGCTGA